In one window of Duganella dendranthematis DNA:
- a CDS encoding UDP-N-acetylmuramoyl-L-alanyl-D-glutamate--2,6-diaminopimelate ligase — MTTSTFDPLAIAAAIRKLAPGAQLASDSRRIKLGDVFFAYPGDAGDGRSFIDGAIEQGAALIVLDPAGFAWNDKWSVPYLTVEDLKKNAGVIAHAFYAQPDAGMFTVAVTGTNGKTSSAVWLGQALSRGGEPAAVIGTLGVGVFRPRGEVDYDVTGYTTPDAVLLARSLADLRDKGATSLAIEASSIGLEQGRLSGMRFDVALFTNLTRDHLDYHGTMEAYEAAKLKLFQWPGLKTAVVNLDDPAGVRIIDHLKAQAAPLAGEIPLIGYTLHDSTARPDIDGVLILRASQLRAGRSGGTEFHLECALGVAQVRTHLVGGFNISNALGVMGAMLAKGLGLRAAIEAVEALEPAPGRMQQVGGHDAPLIVIDYAHTPDALEKTLAALRPVATDRGGQLWCVFGCGGDRDPGKRPQMGKLAQAADHVLVTSDNPRSEDPHSIIEQILAGMDQNNPASTVQALDDRAAAILSAVKHAAKPDVILLAGKGHEPYQEIKGKKLPFSDADHAQLALSARLTMMRTN, encoded by the coding sequence GTGACGACTTCTACTTTCGACCCTTTGGCTATTGCAGCCGCAATCCGCAAGCTGGCGCCAGGCGCGCAGTTGGCGTCGGATTCGCGTCGCATCAAGCTGGGCGATGTGTTCTTTGCCTATCCGGGCGACGCCGGCGATGGCCGCAGCTTTATCGACGGCGCCATCGAACAGGGCGCGGCGCTGATCGTGCTCGATCCGGCTGGCTTTGCGTGGAACGACAAGTGGAGCGTGCCTTACCTGACGGTCGAGGACCTGAAAAAGAACGCCGGCGTCATCGCGCACGCTTTCTATGCGCAGCCGGATGCCGGCATGTTCACCGTGGCCGTTACCGGCACCAACGGCAAGACCTCCAGCGCCGTGTGGCTGGGCCAGGCCCTGTCGCGCGGCGGCGAACCGGCTGCCGTCATTGGCACGCTGGGTGTGGGCGTGTTCCGTCCGCGCGGTGAAGTGGATTACGACGTCACCGGCTACACAACGCCGGACGCGGTGCTGCTGGCGCGTTCGCTGGCGGACCTGCGCGACAAAGGCGCGACCTCGCTGGCGATTGAAGCCTCGTCGATTGGCCTGGAACAGGGCCGCCTGTCGGGCATGCGCTTCGACGTGGCGCTGTTCACCAACTTGACGCGCGACCACCTGGACTACCACGGCACCATGGAAGCCTACGAGGCGGCCAAGCTCAAGCTCTTCCAGTGGCCTGGCCTGAAAACCGCCGTCGTCAATCTGGACGATCCAGCGGGTGTGCGCATCATCGATCACCTGAAAGCGCAGGCTGCGCCGCTGGCCGGCGAGATTCCATTGATCGGCTACACGCTGCACGACAGCACCGCGCGTCCGGACATCGACGGCGTGCTGATACTGCGCGCCAGCCAGCTGCGCGCAGGCCGCAGCGGCGGCACCGAATTCCATCTGGAGTGCGCGCTGGGCGTGGCGCAAGTGCGCACGCATCTGGTGGGCGGCTTCAATATCAGCAATGCGCTCGGCGTGATGGGCGCGATGCTGGCCAAAGGCCTGGGCCTGCGCGCCGCCATCGAAGCGGTGGAAGCACTGGAGCCGGCGCCGGGCCGCATGCAGCAAGTCGGCGGCCATGATGCACCGCTGATCGTCATCGACTACGCACACACGCCGGACGCGCTGGAGAAGACCCTGGCCGCGCTGCGTCCTGTGGCCACCGACCGCGGCGGCCAGCTGTGGTGCGTGTTCGGCTGCGGCGGCGACCGTGATCCGGGCAAGCGTCCGCAGATGGGCAAGCTGGCGCAGGCCGCCGACCACGTGCTGGTCACCAGCGACAATCCGCGCAGCGAAGATCCGCATTCGATCATCGAACAGATTTTGGCCGGCATGGACCAGAACAATCCGGCATCGACGGTGCAGGCGCTGGATGACCGCGCCGCCGCCATCCTGTCGGCAGTCAAGCATGCGGCCAAGCCGGATGTGATCCTGCTGGCCGGTAAAGGCCACGAGCCGTACCAGGAAATCAAAGGCAAGAAGCTGCCATTCTCCGACGCCGATCATGCGCAACTGGCGCTGTCGGCACGCTTAACCATGATGAGGACGAATTAA
- a CDS encoding UDP-N-acetylmuramoyl-tripeptide--D-alanyl-D-alanine ligase gives MRAALAQILPSLTGARLVGDGEVVFNGVSTDSRSVIAANLFVALRGEVFDAHSFLPQAAEKGVAAVIVEELPDGFTLPAIVVPNTLVALGQIANYWRKQFSMPVIGVTGSNGKTTVKEMISAILAAAHGEEGRLATRGNLNNEIGVPLTLFRMDASQHSAVIEMGMNHPGEIGRLAAIAGANIAMVNNAQREHQEFMHTVEAVARENGAVLAALPTDGVAVFPHGDEFTPVWEELSAGRRMLRFGLSKEAEVSCTFRASDFESEMFITICESEADTQQFFVRLQAAGEHNVRNALAAVACTYAAGIALEKIKLGLDTFAPVSGRLQKKQAANGAVVIDDTYNANPDSVRAAIDVLSKAAAPRILVLGDMGEVGTQGREFHEEVGAYAQTKGIETVLVTGELAAHINGARVRHFENFGDLLAAVEAAVSPDATVLIKGSRFMKMERVVQHLIGSQQANKESH, from the coding sequence ATGCGTGCAGCACTCGCACAAATTCTGCCTTCCCTGACCGGCGCCCGCCTTGTGGGTGACGGCGAAGTTGTATTCAACGGCGTCTCCACCGACAGCCGTAGTGTCATCGCAGCCAATCTGTTCGTCGCGCTGCGCGGCGAAGTGTTCGACGCTCATAGCTTCCTGCCGCAGGCAGCGGAGAAGGGCGTCGCCGCCGTCATCGTCGAAGAACTGCCGGACGGCTTTACGCTGCCGGCCATCGTGGTGCCGAATACGCTGGTGGCGCTGGGCCAGATCGCCAACTACTGGCGCAAGCAGTTCAGCATGCCGGTCATCGGCGTCACCGGCAGCAATGGCAAGACCACGGTCAAGGAGATGATCTCCGCGATCCTGGCGGCAGCACACGGCGAAGAAGGCCGCCTGGCCACGCGCGGCAACCTGAATAACGAAATCGGCGTGCCACTGACGCTGTTCCGTATGGACGCCAGCCAGCATTCGGCCGTGATCGAGATGGGCATGAACCATCCGGGCGAAATCGGCCGCCTGGCCGCCATCGCCGGCGCCAACATTGCCATGGTCAACAACGCCCAGCGCGAACACCAGGAATTCATGCACACCGTGGAAGCAGTCGCGCGCGAAAACGGCGCCGTGCTGGCCGCGCTGCCGACCGACGGTGTCGCGGTATTCCCGCATGGCGACGAGTTCACGCCGGTGTGGGAAGAGCTGTCGGCCGGGCGTCGCATGCTGCGCTTCGGCTTGAGCAAGGAAGCGGAAGTCAGCTGCACTTTCCGCGCCAGCGATTTCGAAAGCGAGATGTTCATCACTATCTGCGAAAGCGAGGCCGATACGCAGCAGTTCTTCGTGCGCCTGCAAGCGGCCGGTGAGCACAACGTGCGCAATGCGCTGGCTGCGGTGGCGTGCACTTACGCCGCCGGCATCGCGCTGGAAAAGATCAAGCTGGGACTCGACACCTTTGCGCCGGTCAGCGGCCGCCTGCAGAAGAAACAAGCCGCCAATGGTGCGGTGGTCATCGACGATACCTACAACGCCAATCCGGATTCGGTGCGCGCTGCCATCGACGTGCTGTCGAAAGCCGCCGCGCCGCGCATTCTGGTGCTTGGCGATATGGGCGAAGTCGGCACGCAGGGCCGCGAGTTCCACGAAGAAGTCGGCGCGTACGCGCAAACGAAAGGCATCGAAACGGTGCTGGTTACAGGCGAACTGGCTGCGCACATCAACGGCGCACGTGTTCGTCATTTTGAAAACTTTGGCGATTTGCTGGCTGCTGTCGAAGCAGCGGTATCGCCTGATGCAACTGTATTAATCAAGGGCTCCCGTTTCATGAAAATGGAGCGGGTCGTGCAGCATTTGATTGGGTCGCAACAAGCTAACAAGGAAAGTCACTAA
- the mraY gene encoding phospho-N-acetylmuramoyl-pentapeptide-transferase produces MLLWLAQFFQQDVGLLRVFNFITFRAVFATATALFIGLAAGPFVIRKLTAMKYGQAVRTDGPQTHLKKQGTPTMGGVLILLSIAISTLLWCDLSNRLIWPVLIVTLGFGAVGWVDDYRKVVYQDPEGMRSREKYFWQSLVGIAAALYLAFSVSAPSTSQVFELFFAWVRSGFEMDLPPKADLIVPFFKTISYPLGVWGFIALTYCVIVGSSNAVNFTDGLDGLAIMPTIMVGSALGLFAYLTGSANYSKYLFLPHIPGAGELIIFCGALAGAGLAFLWFNTHPAQVFMGDVGALALGGALGTIAVIVRQEIVLFIMGGIFVAETVSVMIQVVWFKYTKKRYGTGRRVFLMAPLHHHFEQKGWKETQVVVRFWIVTMILVLVGLSTLKLR; encoded by the coding sequence ATGCTGCTCTGGCTCGCACAATTTTTCCAGCAGGACGTCGGGTTACTCCGGGTGTTCAACTTCATCACGTTCCGCGCGGTGTTCGCCACCGCGACGGCGTTGTTCATCGGCCTGGCCGCTGGTCCGTTCGTGATCCGCAAGCTGACCGCGATGAAGTATGGCCAGGCCGTGCGTACCGATGGTCCGCAGACCCACCTGAAAAAACAAGGCACGCCGACCATGGGCGGTGTGTTGATCCTGCTGTCGATCGCGATTTCCACGCTGCTATGGTGCGATTTGTCTAACCGTTTGATCTGGCCTGTGCTGATCGTCACGCTGGGCTTCGGCGCGGTGGGCTGGGTGGATGACTACCGGAAGGTGGTGTACCAGGACCCGGAAGGCATGCGTTCGCGCGAAAAGTACTTCTGGCAGTCGCTGGTCGGCATCGCCGCCGCGCTGTACCTGGCGTTTTCGGTGTCGGCGCCGAGCACTTCGCAGGTGTTCGAGCTGTTTTTCGCCTGGGTGCGTTCCGGCTTCGAGATGGACCTGCCGCCCAAGGCTGACTTGATTGTGCCGTTCTTTAAGACCATCAGCTATCCGCTGGGCGTGTGGGGCTTCATCGCGTTGACCTACTGTGTCATCGTCGGCTCGTCCAACGCCGTTAACTTCACTGACGGCCTGGATGGCCTGGCCATCATGCCGACGATTATGGTCGGCTCGGCCCTCGGCCTGTTCGCTTACCTGACCGGTAGCGCCAACTATTCGAAGTATCTGTTCCTGCCGCATATTCCTGGCGCGGGCGAACTGATTATCTTCTGCGGCGCGCTGGCTGGTGCTGGTCTGGCGTTCCTGTGGTTTAACACCCATCCGGCGCAGGTGTTCATGGGGGACGTCGGCGCGTTGGCGCTGGGCGGCGCGCTGGGCACCATTGCGGTGATCGTGCGTCAGGAGATTGTGTTGTTCATCATGGGTGGCATCTTCGTTGCGGAGACGGTGTCGGTGATGATCCAGGTGGTGTGGTTCAAGTACACCAAGAAGCGTTATGGCACCGGCCGTCGCGTGTTCCTGATGGCGCCACTGCATCACCACTTTGAACAAAAAGGCTGGAAAGAGACCCAGGTCGTCGTTCGCTTCTGGATTGTGACGATGATTCTGGTACTGGTTGGACTCTCAACGTTGAAACTGCGCTGA
- the murD gene encoding UDP-N-acetylmuramoyl-L-alanine--D-glutamate ligase: MIYDGKNALVLGLGESGLAMALWLARSGARVRVADTRESPDRLPALRAAVPDAEFVAGPFAASLLEGVDFVTVSPGLAPGRDLKEIAPAAAAAGIEVWGEIELFAQALEALKAERGYAPKVIAITGTNGKTTVTTLVGQLCERAGKTVRVAGNISPAALDVLREVLDASPAPAAPAGQDASDAAPADDAVAPPAADAPSPTTQLPEVWVLELSSFQLQTTFTLEADAATVLNVTQDHLDWHGDMPSYAAAKHRIFAANTVRVLNRDDATTMRMASATGHNVTFGTDAPVLRDDLGLNNERGVLWLATAVPAEEEGEPKKRKKNDPPPPPVECIVKNLMPADALQIRGVHNAANALAALALCRAIDLPLAPLLHGLREYRGQPHRVELVSAINEVEYYDDSKGTNVGATVAALNGLGKAFTGANQRLVVIMGGDGKGQDFAPLADPTAQFARAVLLIGRDAPQIRAALQNTGVALEDCGTDLPQAVKRASELAQAGDAVLLSPACASMDMFKNYAHRAQVFIDTVRDIALDAGQEI; encoded by the coding sequence ATGATTTACGACGGCAAAAACGCACTGGTTTTAGGGCTGGGAGAATCCGGCCTGGCGATGGCGCTGTGGCTTGCCCGCAGCGGCGCGCGCGTGCGCGTGGCCGATACGCGTGAGTCGCCGGATCGCCTTCCTGCTTTGCGTGCCGCCGTGCCGGATGCGGAATTTGTCGCCGGCCCATTTGCCGCGTCGCTGCTGGAAGGCGTGGACTTCGTCACCGTCAGCCCGGGCCTGGCGCCAGGCCGCGACTTGAAAGAGATTGCGCCGGCCGCCGCTGCCGCCGGCATTGAAGTGTGGGGCGAGATCGAACTGTTCGCGCAGGCGCTGGAAGCGCTGAAGGCGGAACGCGGCTACGCGCCGAAAGTCATCGCCATCACCGGCACCAATGGCAAGACCACTGTCACCACGCTGGTCGGACAGCTGTGCGAGCGCGCCGGCAAGACCGTGCGCGTGGCCGGCAACATCAGCCCCGCTGCGCTGGACGTGCTGCGTGAAGTGCTGGACGCCTCGCCAGCGCCGGCCGCCCCGGCCGGCCAGGACGCATCCGATGCCGCGCCAGCCGACGACGCCGTCGCTCCGCCTGCTGCCGACGCGCCATCGCCCACCACGCAGCTGCCGGAAGTCTGGGTACTCGAACTCTCGTCCTTCCAACTGCAGACCACCTTCACGCTGGAAGCCGACGCGGCGACCGTATTGAACGTGACACAGGATCACCTGGACTGGCACGGCGACATGCCATCGTACGCCGCCGCCAAGCACCGCATCTTTGCCGCCAATACCGTGCGCGTCCTGAATCGCGACGACGCCACCACCATGCGCATGGCCAGCGCCACCGGCCATAACGTCACCTTCGGCACGGACGCGCCAGTCCTGCGCGACGACCTTGGCCTGAACAACGAGCGCGGCGTGCTGTGGCTGGCCACCGCCGTTCCGGCCGAAGAAGAGGGCGAACCGAAGAAGCGCAAAAAGAACGATCCTCCGCCACCGCCAGTGGAATGCATCGTCAAGAACCTGATGCCGGCCGACGCGCTGCAAATCCGCGGCGTCCACAACGCCGCCAACGCGCTGGCCGCGCTGGCTCTGTGCCGCGCCATCGACCTGCCGCTGGCGCCGCTGCTGCACGGCCTGCGCGAATATCGCGGCCAGCCGCATCGCGTGGAACTGGTCAGCGCCATCAATGAAGTTGAATACTACGACGACAGCAAAGGCACAAACGTCGGCGCCACCGTGGCCGCACTGAATGGACTGGGCAAAGCCTTCACCGGCGCCAACCAGCGCCTGGTGGTCATCATGGGCGGCGACGGCAAAGGCCAGGACTTTGCGCCATTGGCCGACCCGACCGCGCAGTTTGCCCGCGCCGTGCTGCTGATCGGCCGCGACGCGCCGCAGATTCGCGCCGCGCTGCAAAACACCGGCGTCGCGCTGGAAGACTGCGGCACCGACCTGCCGCAAGCCGTCAAGCGCGCCAGCGAACTGGCGCAAGCCGGCGACGCCGTGCTGCTGTCGCCGGCTTGCGCCAGCATGGATATGTTCAAGAACTACGCGCATCGCGCCCAGGTGTTCATCGACACCGTGCGTGACATCGCTCTCGACGCGGGACAGGAGATCTGA
- the ftsW gene encoding putative lipid II flippase FtsW has protein sequence MPLQLPFRFGAKSAESPMDSRARQSKMMEYDQPLVWVTLLLMLLGMVMVYSASISLPDSPKFANYVRWQNTYFLQRQAMFIAVSLIAGLFVFRIRIADLQKAAPYLFIGTLVLLVAVLIPGLGVVVNGGRRWLSLRVFNVQPSELMKVVAVLYAADYTVRKQQYMHKLTKGFMPMAAAVGFVGLLLLLEPDLGAFGVIVCIAMGILFLGGINAIWFGGIGAVLVVIFGSIIALSKFRRERYFAYLNPWEEDNAMNKAYQLTHSLIAFGRGEIFGVGLGGSVEKLHYLPEAHTDFLLAVIGEELGLAGVLVVIALFYWIIKRAFDIGRQAIAIDQTFAGLTAKGIGIWIGVQTFINMGVNLGLLPTKGLTLPLMSYGGTGVVINCVGLAILLRIDYENRVLMRGGRL, from the coding sequence ATGCCGCTCCAGCTGCCATTCCGCTTTGGCGCCAAGTCGGCCGAATCGCCGATGGATAGCCGCGCGCGGCAGTCGAAGATGATGGAGTACGACCAGCCGCTGGTCTGGGTCACCCTGTTGCTGATGCTGCTGGGGATGGTGATGGTGTACTCGGCATCCATCTCGCTGCCGGATTCGCCGAAGTTCGCCAACTATGTCCGCTGGCAGAATACCTACTTCCTGCAGCGCCAGGCGATGTTCATCGCCGTGTCGCTGATCGCCGGCCTGTTCGTGTTCCGCATCCGCATCGCCGACTTGCAGAAGGCCGCGCCGTACCTGTTCATCGGCACGCTGGTGTTATTGGTGGCGGTGCTGATTCCCGGCCTGGGCGTGGTGGTCAACGGTGGCCGCCGCTGGTTGTCGCTGCGCGTGTTTAACGTCCAGCCTTCGGAATTGATGAAGGTCGTGGCCGTGCTATACGCCGCCGACTACACGGTGCGCAAACAGCAATACATGCACAAGCTGACCAAAGGCTTTATGCCGATGGCGGCGGCGGTCGGCTTCGTCGGCCTGTTGCTGCTGCTGGAGCCGGACCTCGGCGCTTTCGGTGTGATCGTCTGCATTGCCATGGGCATCCTGTTCCTGGGCGGGATCAATGCCATCTGGTTCGGCGGTATCGGCGCCGTGCTGGTGGTGATCTTCGGTTCCATCATCGCGCTGTCCAAGTTCCGCCGCGAGCGCTACTTCGCCTACCTCAATCCGTGGGAAGAAGACAACGCGATGAACAAGGCTTATCAGCTGACGCACTCGCTGATCGCTTTTGGACGTGGCGAGATTTTCGGCGTAGGCCTTGGCGGCAGCGTCGAGAAGCTGCACTATTTGCCGGAAGCGCATACCGATTTCCTGCTGGCGGTGATCGGTGAAGAACTGGGCCTGGCCGGCGTGCTGGTGGTGATCGCGCTGTTCTACTGGATCATCAAGCGCGCCTTCGATATCGGCCGCCAGGCCATCGCCATCGACCAGACCTTTGCCGGCCTTACCGCCAAGGGCATCGGCATCTGGATCGGCGTGCAGACGTTTATCAACATGGGCGTGAATCTGGGTTTACTGCCAACCAAGGGCTTGACCCTGCCGCTGATGAGCTATGGCGGCACGGGTGTTGTGATTAACTGCGTCGGACTCGCGATCCTGCTCCGGATCGACTACGAGAACCGGGTTCTGATGCGTGGTGGCAGACTATGA
- the murG gene encoding undecaprenyldiphospho-muramoylpentapeptide beta-N-acetylglucosaminyltransferase produces MKRLMIMAAGTGGHIFPGLAIAQTMRARGWEVSWLGTSTGMEQDLVPKHGIAMDSIHFTGMRGKGIKHSLGGALKMVKAFKDCFSFIGRRRPSVVMGMGGYVTVPGGLMSRMRGTPLVLVNADAALLLSNKTLVPFADRVCFGFPANFGSAAGKAVVTGNPVRKEILDMATPAERFAGREGPLRILVVGGSLGAKALNDSLPAALALIPEGQRPLVTHQSGKKNIDALRAAYQQAGVTANVVDFIDDMAAAYSVADLVICRAGAITVSELTAAGVASVLVPFVASTTSHQRDNAQWMAAQKAAIHMPQTELSAQAVATLLETLTRAACLAMATAAREVGKRDANEAIAQVLEELALDKL; encoded by the coding sequence ATGAAACGATTGATGATTATGGCGGCCGGTACGGGCGGTCATATTTTCCCTGGCCTGGCGATCGCGCAAACCATGCGCGCGCGCGGCTGGGAAGTGAGCTGGCTGGGCACCTCCACCGGTATGGAGCAGGACCTGGTGCCCAAGCACGGCATCGCCATGGACAGCATCCACTTCACCGGCATGCGCGGCAAGGGCATCAAGCACTCGCTGGGCGGCGCGCTGAAGATGGTCAAGGCGTTCAAGGATTGCTTCAGTTTCATCGGCCGCCGCAGGCCGAGCGTTGTGATGGGTATGGGCGGTTATGTGACCGTGCCGGGTGGCCTGATGTCGCGCATGCGCGGCACGCCGCTGGTGCTGGTGAACGCCGACGCGGCGCTGCTGCTGTCGAATAAAACGCTGGTGCCGTTCGCGGACCGGGTGTGCTTTGGTTTCCCTGCCAATTTCGGCAGCGCTGCAGGTAAAGCAGTGGTCACTGGTAATCCGGTGCGCAAGGAGATCCTGGACATGGCAACGCCGGCCGAGCGTTTCGCCGGCCGCGAAGGTCCGTTGCGCATTCTGGTGGTGGGCGGCAGCCTGGGCGCCAAAGCGCTGAACGACAGCTTGCCGGCCGCGCTGGCGCTGATCCCGGAAGGCCAGCGTCCGCTGGTGACCCACCAGTCGGGCAAGAAGAATATCGATGCGCTGCGGGCGGCGTATCAGCAGGCCGGCGTAACGGCCAACGTGGTCGACTTCATCGACGATATGGCTGCGGCTTACAGCGTTGCGGATCTGGTGATCTGCCGCGCCGGCGCCATCACGGTGTCGGAACTGACTGCGGCCGGCGTGGCCAGCGTGCTGGTGCCGTTCGTGGCCTCGACCACCAGCCACCAGCGCGACAACGCGCAGTGGATGGCGGCACAGAAGGCGGCGATTCACATGCCGCAAACGGAATTGAGCGCGCAAGCAGTTGCGACGCTGTTGGAAACGCTGACCCGCGCCGCCTGCCTGGCCATGGCCACGGCGGCGCGCGAGGTCGGCAAGCGCGATGCGAATGAAGCAATCGCACAGGTATTGGAAGAATTAGCATTGGATAAGCTGTGA
- the murC gene encoding UDP-N-acetylmuramate--L-alanine ligase, with the protein MKHKVQNIHFVGIGGSGMSGIAEVLLTLGYTVSGSDLGSNAVTQRLADMGAIVYQGHAAENIGKADVVVTSTAVQQDNPEVVAARSRKVPIVPRALMLGELMRLKRGIAIAGTHGKTTTTSLVASVLAAGGLDPTFVIGGRLTSAGANAKLGTGEYLVAEADESDASFLNLTPMIEVITNIDADHMETYEHDFEKLKQAFVHFTHRLPFYGRAMMCIDDPHVRSILPQVTKPVTTYGFAEDAEVRAVNARAVGVEMHFTVKQEGYPDLDVVLNQPGMHNVQNACSAIAIAREINIPDSATQAGLAGFAGVGRRFTKYGDVAIPGGGAFTLVDDFGHHPLEMEVTMAAARAAYPGRRLVLAFQPHRYSRTRDLFEDFVKVLGAPDVLVLGEVYAAGEAPVVAADGRALAHALRARGKTEPIFVEVIGDMPETIMGVVRDGDVVMTMGAGSISGVPAKLTNYPKV; encoded by the coding sequence GTGAAACACAAAGTACAGAACATACACTTCGTCGGCATCGGCGGCAGCGGCATGAGCGGCATTGCGGAAGTGCTGCTCACGCTGGGCTACACCGTGTCCGGCTCGGACCTGGGCAGTAACGCTGTCACCCAGCGCCTGGCCGATATGGGCGCGATCGTGTATCAGGGCCACGCGGCGGAAAACATCGGCAAGGCGGACGTCGTCGTCACCTCCACAGCTGTACAGCAGGACAACCCGGAAGTTGTGGCGGCACGCAGCCGTAAAGTGCCGATCGTCCCGCGCGCGCTGATGCTGGGCGAGTTGATGCGCCTGAAGCGCGGCATCGCCATCGCCGGCACGCACGGCAAAACCACCACCACCAGCCTGGTGGCGTCCGTGCTGGCGGCGGGCGGTCTCGATCCGACCTTCGTTATTGGCGGCCGCCTGACCAGCGCCGGCGCCAACGCCAAACTGGGCACCGGCGAATACCTGGTGGCGGAAGCCGACGAGTCGGACGCTTCGTTCCTGAATCTGACGCCGATGATCGAAGTGATCACGAATATCGACGCCGATCACATGGAAACCTACGAGCACGATTTCGAGAAGCTCAAGCAGGCTTTCGTCCACTTCACGCACCGTCTGCCGTTCTACGGTCGCGCCATGATGTGCATCGATGATCCGCATGTGCGCTCGATCCTGCCGCAGGTGACCAAGCCGGTGACCACCTACGGCTTCGCCGAAGATGCGGAAGTGCGCGCCGTGAACGCGCGCGCCGTCGGTGTGGAGATGCACTTCACCGTCAAGCAGGAAGGCTATCCGGACCTGGACGTGGTGCTGAACCAGCCAGGCATGCACAACGTGCAGAATGCCTGCTCGGCGATCGCCATCGCGCGCGAGATCAATATCCCGGACAGCGCCACGCAAGCCGGCCTGGCTGGCTTTGCCGGTGTTGGCCGCCGCTTCACCAAATATGGCGATGTGGCCATTCCTGGTGGCGGCGCATTCACGCTGGTGGACGACTTCGGCCATCATCCGCTGGAAATGGAAGTGACCATGGCCGCCGCGCGCGCCGCCTATCCGGGCCGCCGTCTGGTGCTGGCGTTCCAGCCGCACCGCTACAGCCGCACGCGCGACCTGTTCGAAGACTTCGTCAAAGTCCTCGGCGCGCCGGACGTGCTGGTGCTGGGCGAGGTGTATGCCGCCGGCGAAGCGCCGGTGGTGGCGGCCGATGGCCGCGCGCTGGCGCATGCATTGCGCGCACGCGGCAAGACGGAACCGATTTTTGTTGAGGTGATCGGCGATATGCCGGAGACCATCATGGGCGTGGTGCGTGACGGCGATGTCGTCATGACCATGGGCGCAGGCTCGATCAGCGGCGTCCCGGCCAAACTGACTAATTATCCAAAGGTCTGA
- a CDS encoding D-alanine--D-alanine ligase, which yields MSTLNLQDAKSFGKVGVLFGGRSAEREVSNMSGAGVLAALLSKGIDAHAFDPGQRSLAELAAEKFDRVFIALHGRYGEDGSLQGALELLGIPYTGSGVMASSVGMDKITTKIVWLNAGLPTPRYAVLNAQSDLAATAADLGLPLIVKPPHEGSTIGITKVSEAGAFQAAYDIAAALDDSVLAEEFVTGREFTVAILGGGAAARALPIVEIVAPEGNYDYQNKYFTDDTKYHCPAVLPEALTAEMQRIAVEAYRALGCEGWGRVDVLLRERDQKPFLLEVNTSPGMTSHSLVPMAARAEGISYEDLCVEILRTARLKMKG from the coding sequence GTGAGTACCCTGAACCTTCAAGACGCAAAATCATTCGGCAAGGTAGGCGTGCTGTTTGGCGGCCGTTCCGCGGAACGTGAAGTATCCAATATGTCCGGCGCCGGCGTGCTGGCGGCGCTGCTGAGCAAGGGCATCGACGCCCACGCCTTCGATCCGGGCCAACGTTCGCTGGCCGAACTGGCGGCGGAAAAGTTCGACCGCGTGTTCATCGCGCTGCATGGCCGCTACGGCGAAGACGGCAGCCTGCAAGGCGCGCTGGAACTGCTGGGCATTCCCTACACCGGCAGCGGCGTGATGGCCAGCTCGGTGGGCATGGACAAGATCACCACCAAAATCGTGTGGCTGAACGCCGGCTTGCCGACGCCGCGCTACGCGGTGCTGAACGCGCAATCGGACCTGGCGGCCACCGCCGCCGATCTGGGCTTGCCACTGATCGTCAAGCCGCCGCATGAAGGTTCGACCATCGGCATCACCAAGGTCAGCGAAGCCGGCGCCTTCCAGGCCGCATACGACATTGCCGCGGCGCTGGACGACTCGGTGCTGGCGGAGGAATTTGTCACCGGCCGCGAATTTACGGTGGCCATTCTGGGTGGCGGCGCCGCTGCACGCGCGCTGCCGATCGTGGAGATCGTCGCACCGGAAGGCAATTACGACTATCAGAACAAGTACTTCACCGACGACACCAAGTATCACTGCCCGGCCGTGCTGCCCGAGGCGCTGACCGCCGAGATGCAACGCATCGCGGTGGAAGCCTACCGCGCGCTGGGCTGCGAGGGCTGGGGGCGCGTCGACGTGCTGCTGCGCGAGCGTGACCAGAAGCCGTTCCTGCTGGAGGTGAATACCTCGCCGGGGATGACCAGCCACTCGCTGGTGCCGATGGCGGCGCGCGCGGAAGGCATCAGCTACGAAGACCTGTGCGTGGAAATCCTGCGCACGGCGCGTTTGAAGATGAAGGGATAA